CTTTGCACTGGCGACAGCGGCGCGCACGGCTTCGCTCGAACGCATGAGCCCGCAGCGCCTCTTCGTCGCCCTCACGCCGCCCGCGATCGTGCGCCGCGAACTCGCGGCGCTGGCGGATGATTTCCTCACCGACACGCGCTGGGTGCCGGCAGACAATCTGCATCTCACGCTGCGCTTCATCGGGGACACGACGCCGGAAAAACAAGAGCAACTCGAAGCTGCGCTCGCGCGCGTGCGTGTGGAGCCGTTCGTCCTGCCGGTCGGCGACCTCGGCGTGTTTCCTCCGCGCGGCCCGGCCAAGGTGCTCTGGGCCGGCGTGGGCAGCGGACACACGCGGCTGTTCCAGCTGCGCAAGCAGGTCGACGAGGCGTTGCTCGCGGTGGACATGACGATCGATGTGCGGACGTTCGCGCCGCACTTCACGGTCGCGCGACTCGGTGAGCACACCGACGCGAAGCGCCTCGCCAAGTTCCTGCATCGCCACCGTGCATTCGAGGCGCCGCCTTTCCGCGTGGCGTCGTTCGAGCTCTACGCGAGCGAGCTGCGCGCCGGCTCGCCACCCGCGTATCGCGTGGTGCGGAGCTTCGCGCTCGGCGCGTGACCCGCCCCTTCCCGAGGCCAGAGCGGAAAACAAAAAGCGGAGCCTCGCGGCTCCGCCTTGAAATTTCCGCCTGCGCGTCAGGCGCGCTTATTTCCAATTCAGGATGAGCGCGGAGAAGTAGGTCGTGTCCAGCTTCGGGGCGTTGCCGGCGGGCTGGCTCTGGTAGTCGTTGTTCACACCCATGCGGAGCTTCCAGAAGTCGGCACCCTTGATCGGGAGGTCGAAAGTCGTCTCGTGGAGGATGCGGTAGTTGGCGAAATCCTTGAACGCGGGCGTGTAGGTGAGCGTGTTGTTCATCGTCGTCCAGCCGAAGCTCTGCTTGTTGAGCAGCGCGATATCGAGACCGGCCGAGGCGAAGTCCGGCGTCGTGCCGGTGTAGGTTTCATAGAGGTAGCCGAGACCGAGGCGGACTTCCGTGTCGCGCGTGTCGGAGTGGGCGAGCTTGCGGCCGATACCGAAGGCGGAGTTGGAGCGGAGGGTGATGTTCTTGATCTTGTCCTTCGAGAGCTCGGTGCGGGCATACCACACGTTGGCGCCGGTGAAGAACGACGAGTAGTCGACGCCGGCCTTCCAGTCGTCGGCAGTCTTGTTGCCGTTCTCCTGGGCGCGGTTGATGGCGGCGTTGAACATCAGCTTGTCCTCGCTGCTCTCGAGCGTGGCTTTGAAGCCGACGGCGCCGGCGAACTTCTCCGAGCCGCCGGTGCGGCCATTGATCGCGGCGGAGGCCTCGTAGGCCCAACGACGCTTGAGCTTCTCGGCGGCGGCCTTGGCCTCGCGGATGGCGGGGCTGTCCTCGCCCGGGCGCCAGACGGCGACGACGTTGGCGGCGCTGGCGGACATCTGCCCGTCCGCGGCGGTGACGGCGATGCCGCCGCCGGTGGAGGCGACGGTGCCGAGGACCTGCGTGCCGGCCTTGAGGCCGACGTTCACGGCCTCGTCGGTCGCGAAGGTCTTGATCTGGTCCTGCGCGATGGTGATCACGCCGGCGAACTTCGTCTCGACCTTGAACTGGCCGTTGTCGGCGGCGAGGAGTTTGCCGTTCACGACCGAGCCGTCGGTCAGCTCGATGCGGTCGGCCCGAGCGGCGCTGGCGAAGGCGAGCACCACCAAGGAGCTCGCGAGGATGCGGTGAAGTGTGTGTTTCATAAATCCAAGCTGGCCTGTGAAACAGGGGGAAACCCCTAGCTCAATCTCAAAACTCG
This window of the Candidatus Didemnitutus sp. genome carries:
- a CDS encoding DUF481 domain-containing protein codes for the protein MKHTLHRILASSLVVLAFASAARADRIELTDGSVVNGKLLAADNGQFKVETKFAGVITIAQDQIKTFATDEAVNVGLKAGTQVLGTVASTGGGIAVTAADGQMSASAANVVAVWRPGEDSPAIREAKAAAEKLKRRWAYEASAAINGRTGGSEKFAGAVGFKATLESSEDKLMFNAAINRAQENGNKTADDWKAGVDYSSFFTGANVWYARTELSKDKIKNITLRSNSAFGIGRKLAHSDTRDTEVRLGLGYLYETYTGTTPDFASAGLDIALLNKQSFGWTTMNNTLTYTPAFKDFANYRILHETTFDLPIKGADFWKLRMGVNNDYQSQPAGNAPKLDTTYFSALILNWK
- the thpR gene encoding RNA 2',3'-cyclic phosphodiesterase, yielding MSPQRLFVALTPPAIVRRELAALADDFLTDTRWVPADNLHLTLRFIGDTTPEKQEQLEAALARVRVEPFVLPVGDLGVFPPRGPAKVLWAGVGSGHTRLFQLRKQVDEALLAVDMTIDVRTFAPHFTVARLGEHTDAKRLAKFLHRHRAFEAPPFRVASFELYASELRAGSPPAYRVVRSFALGA